The sequence AGAGAGCGTAGTGCGTCAAGTAGACTTCTCAGTAACACCGGGAATACACCGAACTGCCGCGGGAGAGGAGAGCGAATGGAGATGGAAATAGACGCCGGGCATCCCGCGAAAGACCGAGGAGACGTTGAGACAGGGAACCGAGCGGCTTTTTCGTCCAACGGCAGCGGCGGGGAGGACGACGAGGCGGAGGCCGCGGATCGGCGGAGGGAAGCCGCGGGCTCGAGTAATCCTCGCGCCGCTGACGGAGCGTCGCTGGGCGGCGGCAGGGAGCAGGAGGTGTCGGTGGAAATAGGAGAAACGTACCTGTGTCAGCGCGCGGATAAAACATGGCGTGGGTTTGAAATattcttttataaaaaaaaagcttagtACTGTTTAAATCACCATCACTGTCCATAACGTCTACTATTTATCAATATTTATAGATCtgttcatgtctctctctctctctctctctctctctctctctctctctctctctccatctccccccatctttctctctctctctctccctctccccccatctttctctctctctctctctctctctctctctctctccctctccatctccccccatctttctctctctccctctccccccatctttctctctctctcctctcccccatctttctctctctctctctctctctctctctctctctctctctctctcctctccctctccccatctttctctctctctctccctctcccccatctctctctctctatatataatatatatatatatatataaattaatatatatatatatatataataataaatataaatataaaataatatatatatatatatatataaaatataacatatatatatatatatatataaatgtatatatatatatatatatataaatatatatatatatatatatatatatatatatatatatatatatataaatataaatatatatatatatatataataaaatgttatatatatatatatatatatatatatatatatatatatatataataaaatgtatatatgtatatatatataaagtaaacatatatgtatatataataaataacatatgtatataataataaatagataacatatatgtatatatataaataataaacatgtatatatgtataaataaatataagcatatatatatatgtatatatagtgtcagtgtgtgtgtatatatataggtggcagtgtatgtgtatataggtgtgtgtgtgtgtgtagagtgtgttgtgtgtgtgtgtgtaactgtatgtgtgtgtggtatgtgagccctagtgtgtgtgtgtaataaatgtgctgagtgtgtgtgtgtgtgtgtatggtggcagtagtgtgtgtgtgtggtgcaggtgtgtgtgtgtgcagtatgtgcagtgacagtgtgtgtgtgtgtgcaggtgacgtagtgtgtgtgtgtggtgacgtgtgctgtgtgtgtgtgtgtaaaaatgtgtgtgtgtgcgtgtgtgtgtgtagtgttgcaggtgtgtgtgtgtgtgtacgtgtgatgtgtgtgtatgtgtctctctccccccctctttctccctctctctccccctcgcCCCCATcattccctctccctctctccaactctcccatctttctctctcgcaCTCACCCTCTCCCCCCatttatctcactctctctctccctctccccccatctttctctctctccctctcccccatctttctctctctctctctccctctcccccatctttctctctctctctctctctctcccccatcttcccctctctccccctctcccctttctctctctctctccctctccccccatctttctctctctctctctccctctccccccatctttctctctctctctctccctctccccccatctttctctctctctctccctctcccccatctttctctctctctctctctctcccccatcttcccctctctctccctctccccccatctttctctctctctctccctctcccccatctttctctctctctctccctctccccccctctttctctctctctccctccctccccccccatcttcccctctctctctccctcttccccttctttctctctctctgtctgtctctctccccccatctttttctctctctctccctctccctctccccccatctttctctccctctctccatctccccccatcttcctctctctctctctctctctctctctcagattcaGCAGAAGTGATCCAGTCCAGACTGAATGAACAGGAGGGCAGAGAGGAGTTCTATGTACATTATGTTGGATGTAAGTAAGctgttaaaaatattaaatgtaactttagtgttatttatttattcattttttcccccagattAAATGAATAGATTGCCAAAACGAAAGATCCAGCCCACTCCAGGGTTAatggatatgcaaagaaagaatttcactgtgctgaatTCAATTCAAACTAAAAAAACTTTGTACCCAAGGGGCAATTAAAGGCACATGAGCAGCATGAagggcataataataataataataataaaaatacaggttaaaaaatatagaatatataaacaGAACAGTACTAGAGTAAGTACAGAATAAACTTTAATAAACAGTGTTATACAGATGTGCCATGACCTGAATACTGTGAATGGTTCAGAAGATGTAAACATGTGGCTGGGATACAGTGCAGACAGGATATTAAAAAGCAATAAAGTATTTTTCAGTGATTTAAAAATGTtgatatttacaaaatattgcactggttatttacagaaaaacagtgagacgagtgatataatatgatatgatataatatgaACAGTGAGGGGTCATCGACAATCTTTCCTGCTAGCCTGAGTGCCTGCTGGTCATGGATGTACGAGAGTGattgtattgtatatgtgaCCAAAAAAAGGgcttcctctcctccttcttcttatCTCTATACTCTCTGCTTTCTTGTTTTTAAACAGTTAACAGGCGCCTGGACGAGTGGGTTGGAAAGGGTCGTCTGGCACTGACAAAAACAGTGAAGGATGCGgtgaggaagagtgtggaggaaggaggaggagatcTCGGGGACCAGCCCGAGAGGAAGATCACCCGCAATCAGAAACGCAAACACGACGAGATTAACCATGTTCAGAAGGTTCCGGAAAACTGAGcttcatttattgtttttatccACAGTGTTTATTTCTTGGGCTCATTTTTTACCATATCTAATGATCTGTACACGTAGTTTGTAGTTTATGTAagatcgtgtgtgttgtgtttcagacGTATGCAGAGATGGACCCGACGACAGCAGCGCTGGAGAAGGAACACGAAGCGGTGAGAGAATAGCTGTAACTCATTTACTCTTCACTTCACTCAGTTTTACTGAATCCACTTTAGCCGGGAGACTTTCAGGAGGACTTTTTCCAGATCTTCCTCTCAGTCTGTGTGGTGGAACTTCCTTTCCTTCAGATCACCAAAGTGAAATATGTGGACAAGATCCAGATCGGGAACTTCGAGATCGATGCCTGGTACTTCTCTCCGTTCCCTGAAGATTACGGGAAGCAGCCCAAGCTGTGGATCTGTGAATACTGTCTCAAGTACATGAAGTATGAGAAGACCTTCAGATATCACCTGGTGAGTACACAGCAGTGAGTTTAGTGATTACACCACAGGGGGGCGCCGTGGAGCTGCAGTACGCTAACACGCTGCCAGCCTGGGACGGAGCTAGGAATTAACGATTGTTCTCTTTTCCGATAATGATATTTAGTTCATCGCTTCTCTTATTCTTAACACTGTCTTAATGTTTTCTGTACCGTGCGTCAGGCGCAGTGTCAGTGGCGGCAGCCTCCAGGGAAGGAGATTTACCGCAGGGGGAATATCTCGGTGTATGAGGTGGACGGACGAGACCATAAGGTCAGTGTTATCCTCGGCTTTAACCCGGCTTTAACCGTCTCCACCCTGGATTTAACTTTAACACCCAAAACTCAATTAAACTAAAACATATAGTTGTGTAAGTTTTCTagaatgaaatggaaaattaaCTTATTAAAGTTATTAATATGATTTTTGCATGTACTGAATAACtgtattgctaaaagttttgggaccctccaaatcactgaattgtttttatggaccttgctttggtcactggtgtgcagtcatgttggaacaggaaggggtcatccccaaactgttcccacaaagagcatgaaattgtccaaaatgtcttggtatgaagctgaagcattaagagttcctttcactggaactaaggggccgagcccaacccctgaaaaaacacCCGAATTCAGTGACccggaggggtgtcccaatacttttggcaatatagtgtatatcagatGCCTCAACTGTCCTTGGCTGTAGATCCTGTAAATGATAAGTAAGGGTGGTGgtaactcaagtggttaaggctctgggttgttgacatcagaagccccagcactgccaagctgccacctttgggcccttgagcaaggcccccaacccccccctCATTCctgggtgctgcatcatggctgaccccgtGCTCTGACCCAAACCCTCCATGggtgggatatgcaaagaaggAATTTCATCACACAGtaaagtatatgtgacaaaaagaCAACTTACcttaaattaatgaataaataaagataaaatcttCATTCTTGTTGTAGATCTACTGTCAGAACCTGTGTCTGCTCGCAAAGCTCTTCCTGGATCACAAGACGCTTTACTTCGACGTGGAGCCCTTCATCTTCTACATCCTCACCGAGGTGAACAGACAGGGGGCACACATCGTCGGCTACTTCTCCAAGGTCAGGAAacgctgtgtgtctgtgtgtgtgtgtgtgtgtgtgtgtgtgtgtgtgtctgtgtgtgtgcgtgcgtctgtgtgtgcgtgcgtctgtgtgtgcgtgcgtctgtgtgtgcgtgcgtctgtgtgtgcgtgcgtctgtgtgtgcgtgcgtctgtgtgtgcgtgcgtgtctgtgtgtgcgtgcgtgtctgtgtgtgcgtgcgtgtctgtgtgtgcgtgcgtgtctgtgtgtgcgtgcgtgtctgtgtgtgcgtgcgtgcgtgtctgtgcgtgcgtgtctgtgcgtgcgtgtctgtgcgtgcgtgtctgtgcgtgcgtgcgtgtctgtgcgtgcgtgtctgtgcgtgcgtaagtgtctgtgcgtgcgtaagtgtctgtgcgtgcgtaagtgtctgtgcgtgcgtaagtgtctgtgcgtgcgtaagtgtctgtgcgtgcgtacgtgtctgtgcgtgcgtgtctgtgcgtgcgtgtctgtgcgtgcgtcaCGTGCGTAAGTGTCTGTCGCGTAAGTGTCTGTGCGTCGCGTAAGTGTCTGTGCGTGTCGTAAGTGTCTGtcgcgtgcgtgtctgtgtgcgtcgCGTGTCTGTGTCGCGTCGCGTGTCTGTCGCGtcgcgtgtctgtgtctgtcgcgtcgcgtctgtgtgtgcgtgtgcgtcgcGTGTGTCGATGTCGCGTGCGTGTCTGTGAATCGCGTGTGTgtcgtgtgcgtgtgtatcgtgtcgcgtgcgtgtctgtgtgtcgcgtcgcgtgtctgtgtgtcgtgcgtgtctgtgtcgcgtcgcgtgtctgtgcgtgcgaTGTCTGTGCGTCGCGTGTCTGCGTGTGCGTCGCGTGTCTGGTGTCGCGTCGCGTGTCTGTgctgtgcgtgtctgtgtcgcgtcgcgtgtctgtgtgtgcgtcgtGTCTGTTGCGTCGTGTCTGTGTGCGtcgtgtgcgtgtctgtgcgtgtgtcgtcgtgcgtgtctgtgtcgcgtcgcgtgtctgtgtgcgtcgCGTGTCTGTGtcgcgtgcgtgtctgtgtgtgcgtcgcGTGTCTGTgtcgtgtgcgtgcgtgtctgtgtgtgcgtgtgtgtgtgtgcggctcTGTGTGCGTGGGTGTCGGTGTGTGCGTGTAATCGCGCGTGTCTGTGCGTCGCGTCGCGTGTCTGtcgcgtgcgtgtctgtgtgtgcgtgtctgtgtctgtgcgtgcgtgtctgtgtgtgcgtgtctgtgtgcgcgtgcgtgtctgtgcgtgcgtgtctgtgcgtgcgtgtctgtgtgtgcgtgtctgtgtctgtctgtgcgtgcgtgtctgtgcatgcgtgtctgtgcgtgcgtgtctgtgtgtgcgtgtgtgtctgtgtgtgcgtgtgtgtgtgcgtgtctgtgtgtgcgtgtgtgtcgtgtgcgtgtgtgtcgtgtgcgtgtgtgtgtgcgtgtctgtgtgtgcgtgtgtgtcgtgtgcgcgtgtgtctgtgtgtgcgcgtgtgtctgtgtgtgcgcgtgtgtctgtgtgtgcgcgtgtgtctgtgtcttggcgtgtctgtgtgtcgCGTGTCtgcgtctgtgtgtctgtggcgtctgtgtgtctgtggcgtgtctgtgtgtgcgcgcgtgtctgtgtgtgcgtgcgtgtctgtgtgtgtgtgtgcgtgtctgtgtgtgcgtgtgtgtcgtgtgcgtgtgtgtctgtgtgtgtctgtgcggcgtgtctgtgtgtctgtagcgTGTCGTGTCTGTGCTGTAGCgcgcgtgtgtctgtgcgtgcgtgtctgtgcgtgcgtgtctgtgcgtgcgtgtctgtgtgtgcgtgcgtgtctgtgtgtgcgtgcgtgtctgtgtgtgcgtgtctgtgtgtgcgtgtctgtgtgtgcgtgtctgtgtgtgcgtcgtgtgcgtgtgtgtctgtgtgtgcgcgtgtgtctgtgtgtgcgcgcgtgtctgtgtgtgcgcgcgtgtctgtgtgtctgtggcgtgtctgtgtcttgtggcgtgtctgtgtgtctgtagcgtgtctgtgtgcgtggcgtgtctgtgtgtcgcgtgcgtgtctgtgcgtgcgtcgCGTGTCTGTGCGTCGCGTGCGTGTCTGTCGCGTGCGTGTCGTGTCgtcgtgtgtctgtgtgcgcgtcgcgtgtctgtgtgtcgtgcgtgtctgtgcgtcGCGTGTCTGtaatgtgcgtgcgtgtctgtgcgtcGCGTgtcctgtgtctgtctgtgtcgtcgcgtgtctgtgcgtgtgcgtgtctgtgcgtgtctgtgcgtgtgcgtgtctgtgcgtgtctgtgcgtgcgtgtctgtgtgtgcgtgtctgtgtgtgcgtgtgtgtcgtgtgcgtgcgtgtctgtgtgtgcgtgtgtgtcgtgtgcgtgtgtgtcgtgtgcgtgcgtgtgtgtcgtgtgcgtgcgtgtctgtgtgtgcgtgcgtgtctgtgtgtgcgtgcgtgtctgtgtgtgcgtgcgtgtctgtgtgtgcgtgcgtctgtgtgcgtgcgtctgtgtgtgtgtgtgtctgtgtgtgtgtgtgtgtctgtgtgtgtgtgtgtgtctgtgtgtgtgtgtgtgtctgtgtgtgcgtgcgtctgtgtgtgcgtgcgtctgtgtgtgcgtgcgtctgtgtgcgtgcgtgtctgtgtgtgcgtgcgtgtctgtgtgtgcgtgcgtgtctgtgtgtgcgtgcgtgtctgtgtgtgtgcgtgtctgtgcgtgcgtacgtgcgtgtctgtgcgtgcgtgtctgtgcgtgcgtgtctgtgtgcgtgcgtgtctgtgcgtgcgtgtctgtgcgtgcgtgcgtaagtgtctgtgtgcgtgtaagtgtctgtgtgtgcgtaagtgtctgtgcgtgcgtaagtgtctgtgcgtgcgtgtctgtgtgcgtgcgtgtctgtgtgcgtgcgtgtctgtgtgcgtgcgtgtctgtgcgtgcgtgtctgtgcgtgcgtgcgtgtctgtgcgtgcgtgcgtgtctgtgtgcgtgcgtgtctgtgtgtgcgtgcgtgtctgtgtgtgcgtgcgtgtctgtgtctgtgcgtgcgtgtctgtgtgcgtgcgtgtctgtgtgcgtgcgtgtctgtgtgcgtgcgtgtctgtgtgcgtgcgtgtctgtgtgtgcgcgtgcgtgtctgtgcgcgtgcgtgtctgtgcgcgtgcgtgtctgtgcgtgcgtgtctgtgtgtgcgtgtctgtgtgcgcgtgcgtgtctgtgtgtgcatgcgtgtctgtgcgtgcgtgtctgtgtgtgcgtgtctgtgtctgtctgtgcgtgcgtgtctgtgcgtgcgtgtctgtgtgcgtgtgtgtctgtgtgtgcgtgtgtgtgtgcgtgtctgtgtgcgcgtgcgtgtctgtgtgcgcgtgcgtgtcgtgtgcgtgtgtgtcgtgtgcgtgtgtgtcgtgtgcgtgtgtcgtgtgcgtgtgtgtcgtgtgcgtgtgtgtcgtgtgcgtgtgtgtcgtgtgcgtgtgtgtctgtgtgtgcgcgcgtgtctgtgcgtgcgcgcgtgtctgtgtgtgcgcgcgtgtctgtgtgtgcgcgcgtgtctgtgcgtgcgcgcgtgtctgtgcgcgcgtgtctgtgcgcgcgtgtctgtgcgcgcgtgtctgtgcgcgcgtgtctgtgcgcgcgtgtctgtgtgtgcgtgcgtgtctgggtctgtgtgtgcgtgtctgtgtgtgcgtgtctgtgtctgtgcgtgcgtgtctgtgtgtgtgtgcgtgcgtgtctgtgtgtgcgtgcgtgtctgtgtgtgcgtgcgtgtctgtgtgtgcgtgcgtgtctgtgtgtgcgtgcgtgtctgtgtgtgcgtgcgtgtctgtgtgtgcgtgcgtgtctgtgtgtgcgtgcgtgtctgtgtgtgcgtgcgtgtctgtgtgtgcgtgcgtgtctgtgtctgtgcgtgcgtgtctgtgcgtgcgtgtctgtgtgtgcgtgcgtgtctgtgtctgtgtgtgcgtgtctgtgtctgtgcgtgcgtgtctgtgcgtgcgtgtctgtgcgtgcgtgtctgtgcgtgcgtgtctgtgtgtgcgtgcgtgtctgtgcgtgcgtgtctgtgcgtgcgtgtctgtgcgtgcgtgtctgtgcgtgcgtgtctgtgcgtgcgtgtctgtgcgtgtgcgtgtctgtgcgtgcgtgtctgtgcgtgtgcgtgtctgtgcgtgtgcgtgtctgtgcgtgtgcgtgtctgtgcgtgcgtgtctgtgcgtgtgcgtgtgcgtgtctgtgcgtgtgcgtgtctgtgcgtgtgcgtgtctgtgcgtgtgcgtgtctgtgcgcgtgcgtgtctgtgcgcgtgcgtgtctgtgcgcgtgcgtgtctgtgcgtgcgtgtctgtgcgtgtgcgtgtctgtgcgtgcgtgtctgtgcgtgcgtgtctgtgtgtgcgtgtctgtgcgtgcgtgtctgtgcgtgtgcgtgtgcgtgtctgtgcgtgtgcgtgtctgtgcgtgcgtgtctgtgcgtgcgtgtctgtgtgtgcgtgtctgtgcgtgcgtgtctgtgcgcgtgcgtgtctgtgcgtgcgtgtctgtgcgtgtgcgtgtctgtgcgtgcgtgtctgtgcgtgcgtgtctgtgtgtgcgtgtgtgtctgtctgtgtgtgtctgtgagagtgaCAGAGTTATTTTGCTTGCCAGTTTctgctaagtgtgtgtgtttattttccattgttaataaaaccaggagaaggagTCTCCGGATGGGAATAATGTAGCGTGTATCCTCACACTTCCTCCATACCAGCGCAGAGGATACGGCAAATTTCTCATCGCTTTCAGTAGGTTATAGCTCCTGGTTGTTGCTTCATCATCTgtttctattatttatattctttatgTTTTGTGTCTGTCACTGAAAATCAACCCACCTCTCTGGGGTGCCATAACTTTTGCATCACTGAAGACAAAAGTGACATTTCGGTCATtaatacaggtgtgtgtgtgcgcgcatccTCCTTTAGGTTACGAGTTGTCCAAGTTAGAGAGTACTGTGGGTTCTCCAGAGAAGCCTCTGTCTGATCTGGGGAAGCTGAGCTACAGGAGCTACTGGTCATGGGTTCTGCTGGAGATCCTGCGAGACTTCAGGGGAACATTGTCCATTAAGGATCTCAGGTACGCCATGCACACTTGTGGGGACAGAGTGAtgacacactctacacacattcttCACACACCTTCACGTAGCCCTCTATATCAACACTCTGTTCCATCCACAGCCAAATGACCAGCATCACACagagtgacatcatcagcacGCTCCAGTCTCTCAACATGGTCAAGTACTGGAAAGGTCAACACGTCATCTGCGTCACGCCCAAACTGGTGGAGGAACATCTGAAGAGCGCGCAGTATAAGAAACCTCCCATCACAGGTACGAGCGGCATCACCACCACTTCCTGGGTTTCTGTAAGACGCTTTGTAAGGCAGGTTTAGGTATAAATAATGCACAGGTTCTAGTAccttatggtttctatagtaacgactCGTTCCCAGAGACGTGTACAGGAGATGCTACGCTGATGATAAGCAGGTTAAAAGATGTGTACTGGTTAATCATTAATATGGTGAAGTTTCACTGTGAGGAGAATCATTTTGTGTAACAAtttgtgtggaaggagtctccagtgtcagcacttatTAACTTATTCAGAGGGAAGGCTGAAACTTTCTGAGGCTGGGGAGGGAAAGGCTGTTTAGAGCTGCTATAACCCATGACAGgatatgtaactataaatggataaagtaTGAAttatcatgtttatttatttatttttttaaataaataaatagaaaaataatttgttgataaattgctgtggtttaagaggaataaaacatgttctTTTAGAGGAAAATGATGGACTTCAGGGTGGGAACAGTAACTCCATGTcatcacacagtgtttattctcATTCATGCTGCAGAGGTCATTTAATGTGACCGCTTGTCCTAAAAGTGCTTACAATATACAACTGTTATGGTGTGTTAGATTTCAGTTTCTCCTTCATGTGTCTCTGATACTGTGACCTCACCCTTATTTATTCCGTTCTCTCCACAGTGGACACTTTGTGTCTGAAATGGGCTCCACCAAAACACAAGCAGGCCAAGTTCTCCAAGaaatgagggagatgagggacgCTGGGGTGCCGATAGATAGAATTCTCAACGTTTTGTGGAAGGGTATTTTGTTAAAGatggagactgtgtgtgtacattacattttcttaaaaaaatgaaataaaatgaagctGCTGCTCTACCTTTTTGT comes from Hemibagrus wyckioides isolate EC202008001 linkage group LG02, SWU_Hwy_1.0, whole genome shotgun sequence and encodes:
- the kat8 gene encoding histone acetyltransferase KAT8, with protein sequence MSRRERSASSRLLSNTGNTPNCRGRGERMEMEIDAGHPAKDRGDVETGNRAAFSSNGSGGEDDEAEAADRRREAAGSSNPRAADGASLGGGREQEVSVEIGETYLCQRADKTWHSAEVIQSRLNEQEGREEFYVHYVGFNRRLDEWVGKGRLALTKTVKDAVRKSVEEGGGDLGDQPERKITRNQKRKHDEINHVQKTYAEMDPTTAALEKEHEAITKVKYVDKIQIGNFEIDAWYFSPFPEDYGKQPKLWICEYCLKYMKYEKTFRYHLAQCQWRQPPGKEIYRRGNISVYEVDGRDHKIYCQNLCLLAKLFLDHKTLYFDVEPFIFYILTEVNRQGAHIVGYFSKEKESPDGNNVACILTLPPYQRRGYGKFLIAFSYELSKLESTVGSPEKPLSDLGKLSYRSYWSWVLLEILRDFRGTLSIKDLSQMTSITQSDIISTLQSLNMVKYWKGQHVICVTPKLVEEHLKSAQYKKPPITVDTLCLKWAPPKHKQAKFSKK